One segment of bacterium DNA contains the following:
- a CDS encoding GatB/YqeY domain-containing protein codes for MPTIHEKIRDQVKEAMRARDTMRLNVVRGILSAFVNELIVQKKKPHEILPDPDALKVIKRLANQRKDSIEQFTKGSREDLVKIEEEELVLLQKYLPETMSKADIKKVAEKKQKELGYTLKADMGKLMGAVMKELKDSADGNDVKQVIEELFS; via the coding sequence ATGCCCACCATTCATGAAAAAATACGAGATCAGGTGAAAGAAGCAATGCGAGCGAGAGATACGATGCGCCTGAATGTCGTCCGAGGAATTCTGTCCGCGTTCGTCAACGAGCTTATTGTGCAGAAGAAAAAACCACATGAGATACTTCCCGACCCCGATGCCCTCAAGGTCATTAAACGGCTTGCCAATCAGCGTAAAGATTCTATCGAGCAATTTACAAAAGGTTCACGCGAAGATCTTGTGAAAATTGAAGAAGAAGAACTTGTCTTATTGCAAAAATATCTTCCGGAGACAATGAGCAAGGCTGATATTAAAAAAGTTGCCGAAAAGAAACAAAAAGAGCTTGGGTATACCCTCAAAGCAGATATGGGAAAACTTATGGGTGCGGTAATGAAGGAGCTTAAAGATAGTGCTGACGGCAATGATGTTAAGCAGGTTATCGAAGAACTATTTAGCTAA
- a CDS encoding ScpA family protein: MNAEFQVKTSVFEGPLDVLLDLIEKRKLLINDISLAQVADDYIAYIKNFDQFPIEHAADFVFVASTLVLIKSKSLLPTLELTEEEQGSIEDLQKRLAEYKRIKELSVYIRKMYGEKMIFARVPSRMTTPIFSPNQETTLEHIWGAIQNIINTLPKKQFIPRVVVATVISLEEMMDRLTDRIRENINMSFKDFVGGTKERVNVIVGFLALLELVKQGMISVVQQQSFEDIHIKVGEEVGEASIASEASQAL; encoded by the coding sequence ATGAATGCAGAATTTCAAGTAAAAACATCGGTATTTGAAGGGCCTCTCGACGTGCTTCTCGATCTTATTGAAAAGCGGAAACTTCTTATCAATGACATATCGCTTGCACAAGTGGCAGATGATTATATTGCTTATATAAAAAACTTTGATCAATTCCCAATTGAGCATGCCGCTGATTTTGTGTTTGTCGCGTCAACACTTGTTCTGATTAAATCAAAATCGCTTTTGCCGACCCTCGAACTTACTGAGGAAGAGCAGGGGAGTATTGAAGATCTGCAGAAACGGCTCGCAGAATATAAGCGCATTAAAGAATTGAGTGTTTATATTAGAAAAATGTATGGAGAAAAAATGATCTTTGCCCGCGTTCCTTCGCGCATGACCACACCGATATTTTCTCCCAACCAAGAAACTACACTCGAGCATATTTGGGGGGCAATCCAAAATATCATCAACACACTCCCCAAAAAGCAATTTATCCCCAGGGTGGTGGTCGCAACCGTGATCAGTCTTGAAGAAATGATGGATCGATTGACTGACAGAATACGAGAAAATATCAATATGAGCTTTAAAGATTTCGTCGGAGGGACAAAAGAACGAGTCAATGTTATTGTGGGGTTTCTTGCCCTCCTCGAACTAGTAAAGCAAGGTATGATTTCCGTAGTGCAACAACAGAGTTTTGAAGATATTCATATTAAGGTGGGAGAAGAGGTGGGCGAAGCTTCCATAGCTTCAGAAGCGTCGCAAGCTTTATAG
- the aspS gene encoding aspartate--tRNA(Asn) ligase: protein MKRIYIKDLHDHIGKEVSIAGWVDVRRDHGKLVFIDLRDATGTVQMVALPNHEEAHAQAHTVRPEWVLGIQGRVNKRPEKMVNMNTPTGDIEIEILGVEILNKAHELPFEKSTGLNLDTYLDYLPLTLRTARSRAIFRVQAHIIKAFRDFLTKEGFIEIQIPKIVGGDAEGGAAVFPIEYFGHIAYLATSPQLYKQIMVGVFEKVFATGNIYRAEKHSTTRHINEYTSLDLEMGFIKDHVDIILLETRFLHFLLKRLEESCAEDFKLLIAELPTLPTTIPTMKLREAQEIIKKETGEDCTHEPDLDPQHERWLCEYAKKKFNSDFIFITHYPVKKRPFYTYEDENDLGYTKSFDLLFRGLEITTGGQRINDHDKLVANIKAWGLDPEKFSYYLQSFKYGMPPEGGLAIGLERITAKLLGIENIKEATLFPRDINRIDTLLSQ from the coding sequence ATGAAGCGAATTTATATCAAAGATCTACACGACCATATTGGGAAAGAGGTATCTATCGCCGGGTGGGTGGATGTGCGCCGGGACCATGGCAAGCTTGTTTTTATTGACCTTCGCGACGCGACAGGAACTGTGCAAATGGTTGCGTTGCCAAACCACGAAGAAGCTCACGCACAAGCTCACACTGTGCGACCGGAGTGGGTGCTTGGCATACAAGGGAGGGTCAATAAACGTCCAGAAAAAATGGTGAATATGAATACACCGACAGGGGATATTGAAATTGAAATCCTTGGAGTGGAGATTTTAAACAAAGCACATGAACTTCCGTTTGAAAAAAGTACGGGACTGAATCTTGATACCTATCTTGATTACTTGCCACTTACCCTTCGCACTGCGCGCTCACGGGCAATTTTTCGTGTTCAGGCACACATCATCAAAGCGTTCCGTGATTTCCTCACCAAAGAGGGATTTATCGAGATACAAATCCCTAAAATTGTCGGGGGAGACGCGGAAGGAGGCGCCGCAGTTTTTCCGATAGAATATTTCGGACATATCGCATACCTTGCAACAAGCCCGCAACTCTACAAACAAATCATGGTGGGAGTGTTTGAGAAAGTATTTGCGACAGGAAATATTTATCGCGCCGAAAAACACAGCACCACGCGTCATATCAATGAATACACAAGTCTCGACCTTGAAATGGGGTTCATTAAAGACCACGTGGACATCATTCTCCTTGAAACTCGCTTTCTTCATTTCCTTCTAAAACGGCTTGAGGAGTCTTGCGCGGAAGATTTCAAGCTTCTCATTGCGGAACTCCCCACACTTCCCACAACAATCCCTACCATGAAACTTCGTGAAGCGCAGGAAATCATCAAAAAAGAAACGGGGGAGGATTGCACGCATGAGCCAGACCTTGATCCGCAACACGAACGATGGCTTTGTGAGTATGCCAAGAAAAAGTTTAATTCTGATTTTATTTTTATTACGCATTACCCGGTAAAAAAACGTCCCTTTTATACTTACGAGGATGAAAATGATTTGGGATACACAAAAAGTTTCGATCTTCTTTTTCGAGGACTTGAAATAACCACGGGCGGACAACGCATCAATGATCACGATAAACTTGTGGCGAACATCAAAGCATGGGGACTCGATCCTGAAAAATTTTCATACTATCTTCAGTCGTTCAAATACGGCATGCCACCGGAAGGTGGGCTTGCGATAGGACTTGAGCGCATTACCGCAAAACTCTTGGGAATTGAGAATATCAAAGAAGCGACGCTTTTCCCAAGAGATATCAATCGTATCGATACCCTACTTTCTCAATAG
- a CDS encoding SMC-Scp complex subunit ScpB: MSIDAKLEAVLFFKAEPLSIKKLSQILNVDETEVKSALEILKEKLLERGVTLIEKDDEVMLGTASEASGIIDELSREELSRDLGKAGLETLSIILYRGPITRSGIDYIRGVNSTFILRNLLIRGLAEKIPNPTDQRSFLYRATFDLLSHLGISRVEDLPEYGSTNESIEKFVEEFNNESNGEQQPEQTQPTE; this comes from the coding sequence ATGAGTATTGATGCAAAATTAGAAGCAGTATTATTTTTTAAAGCAGAACCACTGTCGATAAAAAAACTTTCCCAAATTCTTAATGTTGACGAAACAGAAGTAAAAAGTGCGCTTGAAATCCTGAAAGAGAAACTTCTAGAAAGAGGAGTTACTCTCATTGAAAAAGATGATGAAGTGATGTTGGGAACTGCATCAGAAGCAAGTGGAATCATTGACGAACTTTCCCGAGAAGAGCTCTCGCGCGACCTAGGAAAGGCTGGACTTGAAACGCTTTCTATTATTTTATATCGCGGACCAATCACACGAAGTGGCATTGATTATATTCGTGGTGTCAATTCAACATTTATTCTACGAAACCTTTTAATCCGCGGTCTTGCTGAAAAGATTCCTAATCCGACCGACCAAAGAAGTTTTTTGTACCGCGCAACGTTTGACCTTCTTTCACACCTTGGAATTTCACGCGTCGAGGATCTTCCGGAATATGGGAGCACAAATGAATCAATAGAAAAATTTGTAGAAGAGTTTAACAATGAAAGCAATGGCGAACAACAACCAGAACAAACCCAACCCACCGAGTGA